The Deltaproteobacteria bacterium genome window below encodes:
- a CDS encoding bifunctional folylpolyglutamate synthase/dihydrofolate synthase produces MSAASAAFAELFDRRALGIRLELETLRGAWRALGAPAAGVPAVHIVGTNGKGSTAAMVDHALRRHGRRVGLFTSPHLHRVGERVRVGGVADRDDALAAALAQVQAIERTTVLPRPLSFFELLTLAAWVRFAEAGVDTIVAEAGMGGRLDATRICDAAVVAVASIDLDHRQFLGDTVAAIAAEKIAVARTGVPVVTVAQVPEAFAVIEAHCAAIAAPLRVVAPLSRPPMGLHGGHQRHNAALALAAASVVAPGCTAADLDGVSWPGRLERIEVGAGTLLLDVAHNPAGIAALCEALRADPALPRTRILVGAVADKDHAAMLAALRQLARPLAWIDLAAFGSVGVTAPGAAVPVLHDAAAVFAATDAALAAGEQVCVCGSHVLVAAVRARALGLDAAEPGER; encoded by the coding sequence GTGAGCGCGGCCTCGGCCGCGTTCGCCGAGCTGTTCGACCGCCGCGCCCTGGGCATCCGTCTCGAGCTCGAGACCCTGCGCGGGGCCTGGCGAGCCCTGGGCGCGCCCGCGGCCGGCGTGCCGGCGGTGCACATCGTCGGCACCAACGGCAAGGGCTCGACCGCGGCGATGGTCGACCACGCGCTGCGTCGCCACGGTCGCCGCGTGGGCCTGTTCACCAGCCCGCACCTGCACCGCGTGGGCGAGCGCGTGCGCGTGGGTGGTGTCGCCGATCGCGACGACGCGCTGGCGGCCGCACTCGCGCAGGTGCAGGCGATCGAGCGCACCACCGTGCTGCCGCGACCGCTGTCGTTCTTCGAGCTGCTGACGTTGGCGGCGTGGGTCCGCTTCGCGGAGGCGGGCGTCGACACCATCGTCGCCGAGGCCGGCATGGGCGGGCGACTCGACGCGACCCGCATCTGCGACGCGGCGGTGGTCGCGGTCGCGTCGATCGATCTCGATCACCGGCAGTTCCTGGGCGACACCGTGGCTGCGATCGCGGCCGAGAAGATCGCGGTCGCGCGCACCGGCGTGCCGGTCGTCACCGTCGCGCAGGTGCCCGAGGCGTTCGCGGTGATCGAGGCCCACTGCGCCGCGATCGCAGCGCCGCTGCGGGTGGTCGCGCCGCTCTCGCGACCACCCATGGGGCTGCACGGCGGGCACCAGCGCCACAACGCCGCGCTGGCCCTGGCGGCGGCGAGCGTGGTGGCGCCGGGCTGCACCGCCGCCGATCTCGACGGCGTGTCGTGGCCGGGTCGGCTCGAGCGCATCGAGGTCGGCGCGGGCACGCTGCTGCTCGACGTGGCCCACAACCCCGCCGGCATCGCAGCGCTGTGCGAGGCGCTGCGGGCCGATCCCGCGCTGCCGCGCACACGCATCCTCGTCGGCGCTGTCGCCGACAAGGACCACGCTGCGATGCTGGCCGCGCTGCGCCAGCTGGCACGGCCGCTGGCGTGGATCGATCTCGCAGCGTTCGGCAGCGTCGGCGTGACCGCGCCCGGCGCTGCCGTGCCGGTGCTGCACGACGCCGCCGCAGTGTTCGCCGCGACCGATGCAGCGCTCGCGGCCGGCGAGCAGGTCTGCGTGTGCGGCTCCCACGTGCTGGTCGCCGCCGTGCGGGCCCGCGCGCTCGGCCTCGACGCCGCCGAGCCCGGCGAGCGCTGA